Genomic DNA from Comamonas resistens:
GGCCGTGGAATGGGAGAGACTGCAGCGGCCCGAAGAGGGCATTGTCTCCATCTATGCGCGGGGCCGGGACTATCACAAGGTGCTGCGCAACCGCCTGCAGAAGCTGGCCGAGCGCATTGCCCAGGAAATCGGCCCTTTTGGCCACCGCGCATTCACCGACTCGGCTCCCGTGCTGGAGGCCGAGCTGGCCAGCCGCAGCGGCCAGGGCTGGCGCGGCAAGCACACGCTGGTGCTGAGCCGCGATGCCGGGTCGATGTTCTTTCTGGGCGAAATCTATGTGGACTTTGCGCTGGAGACGACAGAACCTGTCACCGCCCATTGCGGCAACTGCTCGTCCTGCATAGACGTCTGCCCCACGGGCGCGATTGTTGCGCCACACAAGGTCGATGCACGCCGCTGCATTTCCTATCTGACCATAGAGCATGCGGGCAGCATTCCCGAAGAGATGCGGCCGCTGCTGGCCAATCGCATCTATGGCTGCGATGACTGTCAGCTGGCCTGCCCCTGGAACAAGTTTGCCCAGCCCAGCCAGTTGCCGGACTTCGATGCCCGTGCCGGACTGGCGGGTACGCAGCTGGTGCATTTCTTCGCCTGGGACGAGGCCACGTTCTTGCGCGTGACCGAAGGCAGCCCGATCCGGCGCATAGGTCATGTGCGCTGGCTGCGTAATGTGGCCGTGGCCCTGGGCAATGCCTGGCGCGAGACCGGCCAGCCTGAACTCAAGGCCGCGCTGCAAAGCCGGGCAGACCACCCGGATCCCCTGGTGGCCGAACATGTGGCCTGGGCGCTGACGCAGCGTGCTTGAATAGGTGTTGAACTGGCCTGTAACGCTTTATAGGTAAGCGCTGGCAGCTATCAAATCATTGATCAGATACCGATCAGCCACAGCCCGAAAGGCAGGCTGACGGCCCCCAGCATGGTGGACAGCGAGATCAGGCTGGCCACAAACGAGCCTTCGTAGCCCATGCGCACGGCCAGCACATAGCAGGACGAGGCCGTGGGCAGGCTGGAAAAAGCCATCAGCGCAATTGCCTGCGGCTGGTTGAGCTGGAACAGTCGAATCATGGCAAACGCAATCAGCGGCTGGATGGCATGTCTTATCAGCAGCAACTCGCCAGCCAGCAGCTTGTTGCTGGCCAGGGCACCGAGCTTGAGGCCGGCGCCTGCCGCCATCAGCCCCAGCGCAATCGAGGCCGCACCCAGGCGCGCCACAGGGGCTTCCAGCAGCGCGGGAATCTTCAGGCCAGCGGCATTGAAAAGCAGGGCGCAGACCGTGCTGATGATCAGCGGGTTGCGCAGCAGGTGGCTGAGGAAATGCTGCTCGCTGCCGCGCGCCATGGGCCAGACCGCCGCCACATTGACCATGGGGACCGACACACCGATCAGCACCGAGACATAGAGCAATCCGTCCGGCCCAGCCAGGCGCGAGACCAGGGCCAGGGCGATGAAGGAGTTGAAGCGAAAAGCCACCTGTGCGGCTCCGGCATAGCTGCGGGCATCGATGCGGCGGCCCAGCAGCGGCAAATGGGGCAGGCTGTAGGTCAGCAAAACACCTAGCAGACCGCCCAGGACGCCGGCGCCCAGTAACTGGCTGGCTTCGCCCCATTGGATGGGGTTGCGCGTGATGGAGTGAAACAGCAGCACCGGAAACAGCAGGTAGTACACGAGCTGCTCCACCGCTTGCCAGATGCTGCGGTTGATGGGCGTGAAGCGGCACAGCACATAGCCCAGCACGATGAGCGCGAAATCGGGGAAAAGCAGTTCGAGATAGTTCACGGGCAGCAAGCATAGGGCCTGGACCGGTGCTGCTTCGCTCTGGGCGCTGCATCTATGTAGTAGTACTTATCTGCAGAAAGCCGCTGGTTCGCCGGCCCTGTTGCGATGGTTCAAGGTATTGGTTTGAACCTAGGGTAAACACTGGTGGATTCGGGTGAAAAACCGAAGACTCGGGTTTTTTGTGCCACTTAGTATCAAAAGTTCTTTTATAGAACTCATAAGGAGACCCCTTCATGAATCGTCGTATGTGCGTGGGCCTGACCATGGCTCTGGCAACCGTAGGTTTTTCGACGGGTGTGATGGCCCAGGCCAATTACCCCACCAAACCCATCAAATTGCTGGTGCCCTTTGCCGCAGGCGGCACGACCGACATCATTGCCCGCGTGATCGCTGATCCCCTGGGCAAGGAACTGGGCCAGCCCGTGATCGTGGACAACAAGGGCGGCGGCGGCGGCGTGATCGGTGCGCTGGAAACCTCGCGCCAGAAGCCCGATGGCTACAACCTGGGCATTTCCACGCTCTCGACCATGGCCACCAACCCGGCTATCAACCCCAAGACCCCCTACAACCCGCTGACGGACTTCACGCCCATCATCAATATTGCGGCCACGCCCAATGTGATCGCCGTGAACCCGAAGTTCGCGGGTAGCGCCAATTACAAGGCATTCGAGGCCGAGCTCAAGGGCCATCCCGGCAAGTATTCCTATGGCTCCTCGGGTACCGGCGGCATCCAGCACATGCTGATGGAGCTGTACAAGTCGCTGACCGGCATCCAGATGACCCATGTGCCCTATCGCGGTGCAGGTCCCGCCCTGAACGACGCTGTTGCCGGCCAGATCCCCATGATTCTGGACAACCTGCCCTCGGCTCTGCCTTTCATCAAGGACGGCCGCCTCAAGGCTGTGGCCGTGGCTGCCCCTCAGCGCCTAGCGGTGCTGCCCGATGTGCCTACCTTCAAGGAAGTGGGTCTGGAGCAGGTCAACCGCATGGCTTCCTATGGCATTCTGGGCCCCAAGGGCATGGACAAGGCCACGGTCGACAAGATCAATGCCGCCGTGCGCAAGGTGCTGCAGGACCCGGCAGTGAAGAAGCGCATCGAGGACACCGGTTCGCTGGTGGTCGGCAACACGCCTGCAGAGTTCTCCAAGGAACTCAAGGACGAGTACGAAACCTACAAGCAGGTCGTGGCCAAGCAGAAGCTGACGCTGGACTAAGCCTCTGATCCGCTGACTGTTTTGCTATTGAAATAAAAGCGGATACCGCTGATGCAACAAGCCCGAAGAGCCCAAAAGGCCTTCGGGCTTTGTTATTGCCGCTGAGCCGCCCCACAGCAACAAGTGGCCCCTTGGGGGCACCCGACACAGGGCCGCAGGG
This window encodes:
- the queG gene encoding tRNA epoxyqueuosine(34) reductase QueG — encoded protein: MQAWARELGFSQIGVAGVDLSSAEPGLLQWLAQGFHGEMHYMQAHGLKRARPAELVPGTVSVITARMDYLPRDTPPGWQAVEWERLQRPEEGIVSIYARGRDYHKVLRNRLQKLAERIAQEIGPFGHRAFTDSAPVLEAELASRSGQGWRGKHTLVLSRDAGSMFFLGEIYVDFALETTEPVTAHCGNCSSCIDVCPTGAIVAPHKVDARRCISYLTIEHAGSIPEEMRPLLANRIYGCDDCQLACPWNKFAQPSQLPDFDARAGLAGTQLVHFFAWDEATFLRVTEGSPIRRIGHVRWLRNVAVALGNAWRETGQPELKAALQSRADHPDPLVAEHVAWALTQRA
- a CDS encoding AEC family transporter, with translation MNYLELLFPDFALIVLGYVLCRFTPINRSIWQAVEQLVYYLLFPVLLFHSITRNPIQWGEASQLLGAGVLGGLLGVLLTYSLPHLPLLGRRIDARSYAGAAQVAFRFNSFIALALVSRLAGPDGLLYVSVLIGVSVPMVNVAAVWPMARGSEQHFLSHLLRNPLIISTVCALLFNAAGLKIPALLEAPVARLGAASIALGLMAAGAGLKLGALASNKLLAGELLLIRHAIQPLIAFAMIRLFQLNQPQAIALMAFSSLPTASSCYVLAVRMGYEGSFVASLISLSTMLGAVSLPFGLWLIGI
- a CDS encoding tripartite tricarboxylate transporter substrate binding protein BugE, yielding MNRRMCVGLTMALATVGFSTGVMAQANYPTKPIKLLVPFAAGGTTDIIARVIADPLGKELGQPVIVDNKGGGGGVIGALETSRQKPDGYNLGISTLSTMATNPAINPKTPYNPLTDFTPIINIAATPNVIAVNPKFAGSANYKAFEAELKGHPGKYSYGSSGTGGIQHMLMELYKSLTGIQMTHVPYRGAGPALNDAVAGQIPMILDNLPSALPFIKDGRLKAVAVAAPQRLAVLPDVPTFKEVGLEQVNRMASYGILGPKGMDKATVDKINAAVRKVLQDPAVKKRIEDTGSLVVGNTPAEFSKELKDEYETYKQVVAKQKLTLD